GGAGCGGCTCTCAAGGATCGTTAATAATCCCAATATGCCCGTTCAGTTTCTTTATGCTGGAAAAGCCCACCCAGCCGACAAGGCAGGCCAGGACCTGATAAAACATATTGTGGAGATCTCGAAACGCCCTGAATTCAAGGGAAAGATTCTCTTCCTGGAAGACTACGACATGCAATTGGGTGCTGCCCTGACCAAAGGGGTGGATATCTGGCTCAATACCCCAACCCGTCCGCTTGAAGCCTCAGGAACCAGTGGTATGAAGGCTGTGCTGAATGGCGTCATGAACTTCAGTGTTCTGGATGGCTGGTGGGCCGAAGGCTATGTCGCCGAAGCCGGATGGGCTGTCAAGGAAGAACGGACCTATGACAACCAGTCATTTCAGGATGAACTGGATGCCGAAACCATTTATAATACCCTGGAAAACGATATTGCACCCATGTTCTACAAGCGGGATAAAAAGGATATCCCTGTAGAATGGATCCGCTGGATAAAAAACAACATTGCCCATATCGCGCCCCATTATACCAATAAGCGGATGATGAACGATTATTTTGACCGTTTCTACAACAAATTATTTGAAGGGTCAAAAACCTACCATGCGGACAATTTTGCCCAGTCCCGCGAAAAATGGCGCTGGAAAGCACAGGTAATGAGAAGCTGGGATACCATAGAAGTGGAAAGCATCGATATGATGAATACCTCAGATAACTCCATGATGCTGGGCGATAATTTCCGGGCAGAGATTGTCCTTGACGTTAGTGAACTTGGCCACGAGGATATAGGCATCGAAGTGGTCTTTATCCGTCAGTCCCTAACTGATGAAACCGATGAGGTAATATCTGTATATGAATTGGAGAAAAAGGGCGTTGATAAGAATGGCATTCTAGTCACTTTCCAGTGTGAAGTACCCAGTAAAAATGCAGGTATATACGATTATGCATTCCGGGTTTTCCCGAAAGGGAAATTCCTGGCCCACCGTCAGGACTTACCCTTGGTAAGATGGATATGATCCGGGAGATTAATGTGTTGATGTCTTAAACAAAACTTGAGATTATGAAGCTATTAGAAGGAAAAACTGCCCTGATCACCGGGGCTGCCAGGGGAATAGGGAAAGCAATCGCAGTTGCCTTTGCTCAACATGGTGCAAACGTGGCCTTTTCCGACCTGAAATATGATGAATCTGCACAGGCGCTGGAAGAAGAGTTGAAGGCCTTGGGCATCAAGGCCAAAGGCTTTGCTTCCGATGCCAGCAATTTGGCCGCCAGCGAAAAGCTTGCCGAGGATGTGGTCAATGCGTTTGGCCGGATTGATATCCTGGTCAATAACGCAGGGATTACGCGTGACACCCTGCTGATGCGTATGACTGAGGAGCAATGGGACCTGGTGATCCAGGTGAACCTGAAGTCGGTATTCAACCTTACCAAGGCCGTACAGAAATTCATGCTCAAACAACGCAGCGGCAGTATCATTAACATGAGTTCGGTGGTGGGATTGGGTGGCAATGCCGGACAGGCCAACTACGCAGCCTCCAAAGCCGGCATGATTGGTTTTACCAAATCGGTTGCCCAGGAACTCGGCCCGCGCAGCATCCGTTGCAATGCCATTGCTCCTGGCTTCATTGAGACCGATATGACCGCAGGCCTTCCGGAAGAAGTGAAAAAAGGATGGGCCGAGAGAATTCCCCTGCGCCGCGCGGGCACGGCTGATGATGTAGCCAATGCATGCATCTTCCTTGGATCTGACTTGTCATCCTATGTTACCGGACAAGTGATTCCTGTCTGCGGAGGAATGACCAAGTAATGAAAAAACTCCAGAAACAGAATCCCCCCGTTCTCCTGTTTGGCGAACGGGGTTTCTGTTTAAACCTATGGTTATAACTACAAGTCCCGAATCGATAAAAAATGCTCAAATATCTCTTACTTATTGGTTCAGGAGGTTTCCTAGGAAGCATCTCACGCTTCGGGGTACAATGGTTCGTTACCAGGCATTTTCATTGGTCATTTCCACTTGGAACATTGCTTGTAAATATTGCAGGATGCCTTCTGATAGGTTTTCTCTGGGGCCTCACCGAGAAGCCACAGCCTTTATCGAAGTCCTGGCGTTTCTTTCTGGCCACCGGTTTTTGTGGTGGCTTTACCACCTTTTCTTCCTTCAGCCTTGAAAACATGACCCTGCTCAGGCATGGGGAATATTTTCAGTTCTTCCTGTACACTTCACTGAGTATCTTTCTGGGGCTAATGGCCGTTTACATCGGTTTCATCCTCTCAAAAAGCCTGGTCAGAAGATAACGAATTCAGCAATTCCTGTTTCTTAAATCCTTTTACTTGAGGCATCTTTCCAGATTCCTCAAGAGCGGGTTATTTTTTCATTCCGTCAGAAAAACATAAAATCCAAAAGCCTGGCTGAATCCTTTCATGTCCTGTTCAAAGAGGGAGTTCAAACGTAGTTCAGACGTAGTTCAGACGTAGTTTAGACGTAGTTCAGACGTGCGTGTACGTTTAAATTACGTCTTAAATACGTGTAAAATTCGTGTCAGGTTCGTTTGATTCTTGACTCTGAGACTATCTTGAATGAACAATCTTATCATTCGGTATGGCGAACGGATGACAGGGAAAGGGATTGCAGTTAAGAGAAAAAGAGATAAAAGCCCTGGTTCTAAGGAGTCAGTAAAAAAAACCAGAGGCTGCCTCGTAAACTTGAGACAGCCTCTTTCTTACAAACCAAAATTAAACAACAAACACAATCGGGAAATTAAAATTCAAGAAGCGATTTAGCCGCTTCGTAAATTTTCTCTTCAGAGGGAAGGATTGCTTTCTCCAGGTTGCGGTGGAAACCCACTGGGGTGAATGTAGAACCCACTCTTTTCACGGGAGCATCCAGGTATTTGAAAGCCTCATCGGCAATCATGGCCGCCAGCTCTCCGCCAAATCCTGCGAATACCTTGTCTTCGTGAACAATGAGCGCACGGCTGGTCTTCTGAATGGACTTCAGTATGGTTTCCTTGTCCAGCGGAATCAGCGAACGGATATCTACCACCTCTATTTCCATACCGGTTTCTTTGGCCAGCTTTTCAGCCACCTTGATACTCATGTGGGTGGTGTTTCCATAGGTAATGATGGAAAGATGCTTGCCTTCCCTGCGTACCCGGGCCACTCCGAATGGAACCTCATAATCTTCCGGAACGGAGGTCTCGGCTTCTTTTGCATTGTAAAGGGCTTTGGGCTCGAGGAAAAGGGTTGGGCCCTTCGAACGCATAGAAGTACGAAGAAGGCCTGCCGCGTCATCAGCAAAGGAAGGGTAGACGATGCGTATGCCCGGGAAAGTGGCAAGCGCGCCCTCAATGGTTTGGGAATGGTACAGTCCGCCTCCGATGTAACCTCCAGAAGCCAGGCGAATGGTAACGTTGGGCGAAAAAGCCCCATTGCTGCGCCAGTAGTCGTGGGTCATCTCCACAAACTGCTCCATGGCAGGCCAGAAGTAGTCGGCAAATTCAGCGCCTTCAACCACAATACGGATCTTCTCATTGAAACGGCTCATGCCATTGGCAGTGCCCAGGATAAAGT
This DNA window, taken from Bacteroides sp., encodes the following:
- the fabG gene encoding 3-oxoacyl-[acyl-carrier-protein] reductase; this translates as MKLLEGKTALITGAARGIGKAIAVAFAQHGANVAFSDLKYDESAQALEEELKALGIKAKGFASDASNLAASEKLAEDVVNAFGRIDILVNNAGITRDTLLMRMTEEQWDLVIQVNLKSVFNLTKAVQKFMLKQRSGSIINMSSVVGLGGNAGQANYAASKAGMIGFTKSVAQELGPRSIRCNAIAPGFIETDMTAGLPEEVKKGWAERIPLRRAGTADDVANACIFLGSDLSSYVTGQVIPVCGGMTK
- the crcB gene encoding fluoride efflux transporter CrcB, with protein sequence MLKYLLLIGSGGFLGSISRFGVQWFVTRHFHWSFPLGTLLVNIAGCLLIGFLWGLTEKPQPLSKSWRFFLATGFCGGFTTFSSFSLENMTLLRHGEYFQFFLYTSLSIFLGLMAVYIGFILSKSLVRR